A region of the bacterium genome:
TCGGCGTCCGGCTGCAGGTCCCCCGCGGTCACATCCTTCTTCCCCTTCACGTCCAGGCGCAGCAGCTTCGGCTTGTCGCTGTGGAGCTTAAACGACAGCTCCTTGAGGTTGAGGATGATCTGCGTCACATCCTCGACGACGCCCTGGATCGTAGAGAACTCGTGGAGCACATTCTCGATCTTCACCGAGGTCACGGCGGCCCCCGGAATCGAGGACAGCAGGACCCGCCGCAGCGCATTGCCCAACGTCACGCCGAACCCGCGCTCGAGCGGCTCCACGATGAACTTGCCGTAGGTATCGGATAGCTCGGCATACTCGATCTTCGGTTTCGTAATCTCCCACACGCCTGTCAACCCCCTCTGGGGTGCGCGTACCGCCGCCAGCATTTGCTCGTCCAACGCCATGTCGCCGCCTCGGCCTGTCGTGATTACCGCGAGTAGTACTCAATGATCAACTGCTCATGCACCGGCACGTCGATATCTTCGCGAGCCGGCAGCGTCAGCACGCGGCCGCTCAAGGTCTCCGGATGGTATTCCAACCACGCGGGCAGGCCCCGCGTCGGCGCGCTCCCGGCGAGCGCCTTGAAGTGCGGCAGGCTCCGGCTGCCTTCTGCGACGGCGACCGTCGCTCCAGGCCGAACGATCGCCGCGGGCACCGAAAGCTTGCGGCCGTCGACGGTGATGTGCCCGTGCGCCACGAGCTGACGCGCTTCCTTGCGGCTCGCGGCCAACCCCAACCGATAGACGAGGTTGTCGAGCCGCGTTTCCAGGATCTGGAGGAGACGCGTCCCGGTGACACCCGTGGCCCGGGCCGCGACCTGGAAGTACCGCTTGAACTGCCCCTCGTAGACACCGTAGAACCGCCGGAGGCGCTGCTTCTCCCGGAGGCGCACGGCGAAGTCCGATGGCTTGCGCCGGCTGGGCGGGTGCATCCCCGGTGGCGTGGTGTCCTTCGCCACCGGACACTTGTCCGTGTAGCACTTCTCGCCCTTGAGGTACAGCTTCATGCCCTCACGGCGGCAGAGCCGGCAAACCGCCTCGTGATAGCGTCCCATGGTTCCTCCCCTACACCCGCCGCCGCTTCGGCGGTCGGCACCCGTTGTGCGGAATCGGCGTCACGTCCTTGATCAGATTCACCTCGAGGCCGGCCGCCTGCAGCGAACGGATCGCCGCCTCCCGACCGGACCCCGGGCCCTTCACGTAGACCTCAACCTGCCGGAGGCCGTGTTCCATCGCCTTGCGGGCCGCGTTCTCGGCCGCCAGCCCGGCGGCAAACGGGGTGCCTTTGCGCGAGCCCTTGAACCCGGACGTCCCGGCGCTCGCCCAGGCAAGCACGTTTCCCTGGAGATCGCTGATCGTCACCACCGTGTTGTTGAACGTGGACTGGATGTGCGCGATGCCCGCCGGGATGTGCTTGCGCTCTCTGCGCTTGCCCGTGGCCATGTCGTCCTCCTCGTCTCCTGCCCGCCGCTACGACGCCGCGGCGCCGGCCGGTGCCGCCTTCGCCCGGCGCGCTCCGACGGTCTTTTTTGGACCCTTCCGGGTCCGCGCGTTCGTTCGCGTGCGCTGGCCGCGCACGGGAAGGCCGCGGCGGTGACGCACACCCCGGTAGCAGCCGATTTCGACGAGCCGCCGGATGTCCATGGCGACGTCGCGGCGCAGGTCTCCTTCGACCTTGTAGTTGCGGTCGATCACCTCACGCAGGCGGGTGACTTCCTCCTCAGTGAGGTTCCGCACGCGGGTGTCGGGGCCGATCCCGGTGATCTGGAGAATCTCCCCGGCACGGCTCCGCCCGATGCCGTAGATGTAGGTCAGCGCCACTTCCACGCGCTTGTCCCGCGGCAAATCCACCCCTGCGATGCGCGCCATCCGTCCCTCCCTGCGGCCCCGCCTCCGGGCCGCTCGCCCAGCGTCTACCCCTGCTTCTGCTTGTGCTTCGGGTTCTCGCAGATCACCATGACGCGGTTGCCGCGCTTGATGATCTTACACTTCTCACACATGCGCTTCACGGACGCTCGGACCTTCATCGCTGTTCTCTCCTTGTCATCTCACCAGGTACCTACCGGAACCGGTACGTAATCCGGCCACGCGTCGGGTCGTACGGCGACAGCTCCACCTTCACGCGGTCGCCAGGAAGGATACGGATAAAGTGGATGCGCATCTTGCCCGAGATGTGGGCGAGCACCTTGTGACCACTCGGCAACTCCACCCGGAACATTGCGTTCGGGAGGATCTCCACGACGGTGCCTTCCACTTCGATGACGTCTTTCTTTGCCATCCACGCTCCTTTGGGCGCTAACACCCGCGATCAATTATTATACCGAGGCGTCCTCGGGAAGTCTAGTGAGTACCTCCGCCCCCTCCGCGGTCACCGCAACCGTGTGTTCGAAGTGGGCCGACAGCTTGCCGTCCTTGGTCCGGACCGTCCACCCGTCCGGATCCATGGTCACCTCATGGGTCCCGGCGTTCACCATGGGTTCGATCGCGAGGGTCATCCCCGACTGCAGCGCGACCCCGCTCCCCGGCCGTCCAAAGTTGGGAATCTGAGGGTCCTCGTGGAGACGCCGCCCGACGCCATGTCCGGCGAACTCCCGGACCACCGAGAACCCGTGGCGCTCGACGTAGCGCTGGATCGCCGCGCCCACGTCGCCGAGCCGTGCGCCGGCGCGCACCGCCCGGATTCCCTCTTCGAGTGACTCCGCGGTAACCCGGAGCAGTTCGCGCGCCGGCTCCGAGATCACCCCGACCGGGACGGTCACGGCGCAATCCCCGTGAAATCCCTCGACCACGGCCCCCAGGTCGACGCTCACGATCTCCCCTTCCCGCAGGCGCCGGCGGCCCGGGATTCCGTGGACCACCTCGTCGTTCACGGACGCGCACAGGCTCGCGGGATAGCCCCGGTACCCGAGGAACGCCGGTACGGCACCGAGCGCCCGGATCCGATCCTCGGCGACACGGTCGAGCTCGCGCGTGGTGATGCCCGGCACCACGGCGTCCACCACCGCCCGAAGCGCCTGCGCCGCCACGCCGCACGCGCGCCGCATGACGGCGAGTTCCGCGGGAGACTTGAGCGCGATCATCGTCGGCATCTGCCTCAATCGGTTCGGCCGGCCCGGGACTGCACGAACTCACGGATCTCGTCGTAGACGTCCACGACCGGCCGCTCCGCGTTCACCGTCAGGAACAGCCCGCGGCTGCGATAGTGGTCGACCAGGGGTGCGGTCCACCGGTGGAACACCTCGAGCCGGTGGAGGACGGTGGCCCGGGCATCGTCTCGCCGCTGCACCAGCTCCGCACCCTCGACGTCGCAACGAACGGCGACCCTCGGCGGCTTGTAGTCGAGATGGTAGATCGCGCCGCAGACGGGACACACCCGCCGGCCCGTCAGCCGGCGGAGCAACACCTCTTCGCGAATTTCGAACCACACCACCGCATCGAGACTGCGGCCCTCGCGCGCGAGCCACCGGTCGAGGGCGTCCGCCTGCGGCAGCGTGCGCGGGTATCCATCGAGGATGAACCCGCCGGCGGTGTCGGGTTCCGCAAGCCGAATCTGGACGATCTCGTCCACGATCTCGTCGGGAACCAGGTCGCCTTCCTGCATGTAGGCGAACGCCCGGCGCCCCACCTCCGTGTCGTCGCGGACGCCCTGTCGCAGAATGTCCCCCGTGGAGATATGCGGCAACCCGTGGCGCTCGTGGAAAATCTCCGCCTGCGTCCCCTTGCCGGCGCCCGGGGGCCCCATGAAGATCAGGTCCATGCCGCCCCGGTCACTTCATAAAGCCTTCGTAATGCCGCATCAACACATAGGCCTCGATCTGCTTCATCGTCTCCAGCGCCACGCCGACGACGATCAGCAAGGATGTCCCGGTGAGATACAACGTGAGCTGGCCGGTGAAGCGCGACAGGAAGATCGGTCCCACGGCGATCAGCCCCAGAAACACGGCGCCGACCAGGGTCAGCCGTTCCAGGATCCGGGTGAGGTAATCCGTCGTCGGCCTCCCCGGACGGATGCC
Encoded here:
- the rpsK gene encoding 30S ribosomal protein S11, which codes for MATGKRRERKHIPAGIAHIQSTFNNTVVTISDLQGNVLAWASAGTSGFKGSRKGTPFAAGLAAENAARKAMEHGLRQVEVYVKGPGSGREAAIRSLQAAGLEVNLIKDVTPIPHNGCRPPKRRRV
- the rpsM gene encoding 30S ribosomal protein S13, which translates into the protein MARIAGVDLPRDKRVEVALTYIYGIGRSRAGEILQITGIGPDTRVRNLTEEEVTRLREVIDRNYKVEGDLRRDVAMDIRRLVEIGCYRGVRHRRGLPVRGQRTRTNARTRKGPKKTVGARRAKAAPAGAAAS
- the rpmJ gene encoding 50S ribosomal protein L36, which translates into the protein MKVRASVKRMCEKCKIIKRGNRVMVICENPKHKQKQG
- the rpsD gene encoding 30S ribosomal protein S4 — protein: MGRYHEAVCRLCRREGMKLYLKGEKCYTDKCPVAKDTTPPGMHPPSRRKPSDFAVRLREKQRLRRFYGVYEGQFKRYFQVAARATGVTGTRLLQILETRLDNLVYRLGLAASRKEARQLVAHGHITVDGRKLSVPAAIVRPGATVAVAEGSRSLPHFKALAGSAPTRGLPAWLEYHPETLSGRVLTLPAREDIDVPVHEQLIIEYYSR
- the map gene encoding type I methionyl aminopeptidase yields the protein MPTMIALKSPAELAVMRRACGVAAQALRAVVDAVVPGITTRELDRVAEDRIRALGAVPAFLGYRGYPASLCASVNDEVVHGIPGRRRLREGEIVSVDLGAVVEGFHGDCAVTVPVGVISEPARELLRVTAESLEEGIRAVRAGARLGDVGAAIQRYVERHGFSVVREFAGHGVGRRLHEDPQIPNFGRPGSGVALQSGMTLAIEPMVNAGTHEVTMDPDGWTVRTKDGKLSAHFEHTVAVTAEGAEVLTRLPEDASV
- a CDS encoding adenylate kinase, producing MDLIFMGPPGAGKGTQAEIFHERHGLPHISTGDILRQGVRDDTEVGRRAFAYMQEGDLVPDEIVDEIVQIRLAEPDTAGGFILDGYPRTLPQADALDRWLAREGRSLDAVVWFEIREEVLLRRLTGRRVCPVCGAIYHLDYKPPRVAVRCDVEGAELVQRRDDARATVLHRLEVFHRWTAPLVDHYRSRGLFLTVNAERPVVDVYDEIREFVQSRAGRTD
- the infA gene encoding translation initiation factor IF-1, which produces MAKKDVIEVEGTVVEILPNAMFRVELPSGHKVLAHISGKMRIHFIRILPGDRVKVELSPYDPTRGRITYRFR